The following are encoded together in the Glycine max cultivar Williams 82 chromosome 8, Glycine_max_v4.0, whole genome shotgun sequence genome:
- the SWEET24 gene encoding sugar efflux transporter SWEET24, giving the protein MGSHNALAATFGILGNIISVMVYLAPVPTFYRIYKKKCTDGFHSLPYLLSLMSSMLWLYYAFLKIHDGVVPLITINSIGCVIELIYILTYIKYAHKDARNLTYTLFAAMNIGFLALVLSSRFALNGSHRVKVIGWICDAVSLSVFASPLSIMAKVIRTKSVQFMPFYLSFFLTLNAITWFVYGLSMQDKCIYIPNVGGFALGLVQMVLYGIYRKGSESEKEQGLGEGVINIVVVNPLGPAEVFPIAVDDNKVKDLVVVDDVTVSQQEKEKNVEAKDDCPV; this is encoded by the exons ATGGGCAGTCACAATGCTTTGGCTGCCACTTTCGGAATATTAG GTAACATCATTTCTGTGATGGTGTACTTGGCTCCGGT GCCAACGTTTTACCGGATATACAAAAAGAAATGCACGGACGGTTTCCACTCGCTGCCATACTTGTTGTCATTAATGAGTTCTATGCTTTGGTTATACTACGCCTTCCTCAAAATTCATGACGGCGTTGTTCCCCTTATTACGATCAACTCGATCGGATGTGTCATAGAGCTCATCTACATTCTCACCTACATTAAATATGCGCACAAGGATGCAAGG AACTTAACCTATACCCTATTTGCGGCGATGAATATTGGCTTCTTGGCCTTGGTCCTTTCCTCGCGTTTTGCTCTAAATGGTTCCCACCGGGTCAAAGTCATTGGATGGATTTGTGACGCCGTTTCACTCAGTGTCTTTGCATCACCTCTAAGCATTATG GCAAAAGTGATTAGAACAAAGAGTGTACAGTTTATGCCCTTCTATTTGTCATTTTTCCTCACACTGAATGCCATAACGTGGTTTGTATATGGTTTGTCTATGCAAGACAAATGCATTTAT ATTCCAAATGTGGGAGGGTTTGCACTGGGGCTAGTTCAGATGGTGCTATATGGCATTTACAGGAAGGGCAGTGAGAGTGAGAAGGAGCAAGGTTTAGGTGAAGGAGTGATAAACATTGTTGTTGTGAACCCGTTGGGACCTGCTGAAGTCTTCCCAATTGCAGTGGATGATAACAAAGTCAAAgatcttgttgttgttgatgatgtcACTGTGAGTCaacaagagaaagagaaaaacgtGGAAGCCAAGGATGATTGCCCAGTGTGA